The Chloroflexota bacterium genome has a segment encoding these proteins:
- a CDS encoding Rieske 2Fe-2S domain-containing protein → MLSFEENEFLSRVGPGTPMGELMRRFWQPILLSDEVPDRDGPPVRVRLLGEDLVAFRDSNGGVGMIDAFCPHRRAGLFFGRNEEQGLRCVYHGWKFDVSGACVDMPSEPVESNFKDKVKIRAYPTVEAGDCIFVYMGPPEVQPPFPHLEWTRVPSANRLVMRWIQDSNYMQTIEGDLDTSHVSFLHRWFDPNNRPRVVGRRIKNGKDMTVIDGSPKLIVKETDYGFIYGSRRDIGDGEYYWRCTQFILPAYNLIPSPLFPTTGHAWIPIDDDHTSVFSFTYDPYEPISDEQRELRRKTTMDMERVRHKTMDGQIIDGWHDVRRMQNDFLIDRDMQRTFNYTGIPVGRSQDEAMTDSMGRIVDRTQEHLGTSDTAIIFARRQLLRMARELQEGVEPAAVRDAPSFNVRAVDVVNTISDFKELMVTDGHVAKGTV, encoded by the coding sequence ATGCTGTCCTTTGAGGAAAATGAATTCCTGTCACGAGTCGGCCCCGGCACGCCGATGGGCGAGCTTATGCGGCGTTTCTGGCAGCCCATCCTGCTCTCGGATGAGGTGCCGGACCGCGACGGCCCGCCGGTGCGCGTGCGCCTGCTCGGCGAGGACCTAGTCGCCTTCCGTGACTCCAACGGCGGCGTCGGCATGATCGACGCCTTCTGTCCCCACCGTCGCGCCGGACTCTTCTTCGGCCGGAACGAGGAGCAAGGCCTGCGGTGCGTGTACCACGGCTGGAAATTCGACGTCAGCGGCGCCTGTGTCGACATGCCGTCGGAGCCCGTGGAGAGCAATTTCAAGGACAAGGTGAAGATCCGGGCCTACCCCACGGTGGAGGCCGGGGACTGCATCTTCGTGTACATGGGGCCGCCGGAAGTGCAGCCGCCCTTCCCGCACTTGGAGTGGACGCGCGTGCCCTCCGCCAACCGGCTGGTCATGCGCTGGATCCAGGACTCCAACTACATGCAGACCATTGAGGGCGACCTGGACACGTCCCACGTTTCCTTCCTGCACCGCTGGTTCGACCCGAACAATCGCCCGCGCGTGGTGGGTCGGCGCATCAAGAATGGGAAGGACATGACCGTCATCGACGGCTCGCCGAAGCTCATCGTGAAGGAGACCGACTACGGCTTCATCTACGGCTCGCGGCGCGACATCGGCGACGGCGAGTACTACTGGCGCTGCACGCAGTTCATCCTGCCGGCCTACAACCTGATTCCCAGCCCACTGTTCCCGACGACGGGTCACGCGTGGATCCCCATCGACGACGACCACACCTCCGTCTTCTCCTTCACGTACGACCCCTATGAGCCGATCTCCGACGAGCAGCGGGAACTGCGCCGCAAGACCACCATGGACATGGAGCGCGTGCGCCACAAGACCATGGACGGCCAGATCATCGACGGCTGGCACGATGTCCGCAGGATGCAAAACGACTTCCTGATCGACCGTGACATGCAGCGGACGTTCAACTACACCGGCATCCCGGTGGGGCGCTCGCAGGACGAGGCGATGACGGACAGCATGGGCCGCATCGTGGACCGGACGCAGGAGCACCTCGGCACCAGCGACACGGCGATCATCTTCGCGCGCCGCCAGCTCCTGCGCATGGCCCGCGAGCTGCAGGAGGGCGTCGAGCCGGCCGCGGTCAGGGATGCGCCCTCCTTCAACGTCCGC